In Streptomyces sp. NBC_00433, a single genomic region encodes these proteins:
- a CDS encoding MFS transporter has product MPETHQPDPKRWTALIFIAIAQLMVVLDATVVNIALPSAQADLGISDGNKQWVITAYTLAFGGLLLFGGRVSDLWGRKNTFIVGLLGFAAASAIGGAAVNTAMLLGARALQGVFGALLAPAALSLLAVTFTDAKERAKAFGIYGAIAGAGAAVGLILGGVLTQALNWRWALFVNILFAIVAAIGAITVIREPAQGRNHNRLDIPGVILVSAGLVALVYGFTRADSDGWTAGITLGLFVASVVLLVAFVFVESRVPAPLLPLRVVTDRNRGGVYLSLGLAIIGMFGLFLFLTYYLQLVMGYSAIKSGFAFLPMITGMIVGSTQIGTRLMLRVRPRLLMAPGFLVAAVGMAILAQIKVDSSYATVLLPGLILMGLGMGTAFMPAMSLATQGVRPEDAGVASAMVNTSQQVGGSIGTALLNTLATSATATWVSAHVTSKTDLKQKLFVNESMVHGYSVAIYWATAILALSSVIAFFLVNAGVQGSHPQRVDGDKSADDIAIPVIAH; this is encoded by the coding sequence ATGCCTGAAACACATCAGCCGGATCCGAAGCGCTGGACAGCGCTGATATTCATCGCGATAGCCCAGCTGATGGTCGTGCTCGACGCGACCGTCGTGAACATCGCGCTGCCGTCCGCCCAGGCCGACCTCGGGATCTCCGACGGCAACAAGCAGTGGGTCATCACCGCGTACACCCTGGCCTTCGGCGGCCTGCTGCTCTTCGGCGGCCGGGTGTCCGACCTATGGGGACGTAAGAACACCTTCATCGTCGGCCTGCTCGGCTTCGCCGCCGCCTCCGCAATAGGCGGCGCCGCAGTGAATACGGCCATGCTGCTGGGCGCCCGCGCCCTTCAGGGCGTCTTCGGGGCCCTGCTCGCCCCCGCCGCACTGTCGCTGCTCGCGGTGACCTTCACCGACGCCAAGGAGCGCGCCAAGGCGTTCGGCATCTACGGCGCCATCGCCGGCGCCGGCGCCGCCGTCGGCCTGATCCTCGGCGGCGTGCTCACCCAGGCCCTGAACTGGCGCTGGGCGCTCTTCGTGAACATCCTCTTCGCGATCGTCGCCGCCATCGGCGCCATCACGGTCATCCGCGAGCCCGCCCAGGGCCGCAACCACAACCGCCTGGACATTCCCGGCGTGATCCTGGTCAGCGCCGGCCTGGTCGCCCTCGTATACGGCTTCACCCGCGCCGACAGCGACGGCTGGACCGCCGGCATCACCCTCGGCCTCTTCGTGGCCTCCGTGGTGCTGCTGGTCGCGTTCGTGTTCGTCGAGAGCCGTGTACCGGCCCCGCTGCTGCCGCTGCGCGTCGTGACCGACCGCAACCGTGGCGGCGTCTACCTGTCGCTGGGCCTGGCCATCATCGGCATGTTCGGCCTGTTCCTGTTCCTGACCTACTACCTGCAGCTGGTGATGGGCTACTCGGCCATCAAGTCGGGCTTCGCCTTCCTGCCGATGATCACCGGCATGATCGTCGGCTCCACCCAGATCGGCACCCGGCTGATGCTGCGGGTCCGCCCGCGCCTGCTGATGGCTCCCGGCTTCCTGGTCGCCGCCGTCGGCATGGCCATCCTGGCGCAGATCAAGGTCGACTCGTCCTACGCGACGGTGCTGCTGCCCGGCCTGATCCTGATGGGCCTCGGCATGGGTACGGCTTTCATGCCGGCCATGAGCCTGGCCACACAGGGCGTGCGGCCCGAGGACGCCGGTGTCGCCTCCGCAATGGTCAACACCTCGCAGCAGGTCGGCGGCTCCATCGGCACCGCGCTGCTGAACACCCTGGCCACCAGCGCGACCGCGACCTGGGTGTCCGCACACGTCACGTCGAAGACCGACCTCAAGCAGAAGCTGTTCGTCAACGAGTCGATGGTGCACGGCTACTCCGTCGCCATCTACTGGGCGACGGCGATCCTCGCCCTGTCCTCTGTGATCGCCTTCTTCCTGGTCAACGCAGGTGTGCAGGGCAGCCACCCGCAGCGCGTCGACGGTGACAAGTCGGCCGACGACATCGCGATCCCGGTCATCGCACACTGA
- a CDS encoding FmdB family transcriptional regulator translates to MPTYQYQCTECGEGLEAVQKFSDDALTVCPNCSGRLRKVFSAVGVVFKGSGFYRTDSRGSSSSSAPAAKSGSAGGESKPSGSSSSTSPSSGSSSSSSDSSSTSSSSSAA, encoded by the coding sequence GTGCCGACGTATCAATACCAGTGCACCGAGTGCGGCGAGGGCCTTGAGGCGGTGCAGAAGTTCAGCGATGACGCGCTGACCGTTTGCCCCAACTGCAGCGGAAGGCTGCGCAAGGTGTTCTCCGCCGTGGGCGTGGTCTTCAAGGGCTCCGGCTTCTACCGGACCGACAGCCGTGGCTCCTCGTCCAGCAGCGCGCCTGCCGCCAAGAGCGGTAGCGCGGGCGGCGAAAGCAAGCCGAGCGGAAGCTCCTCGTCGACTTCGCCGTCGTCGGGGTCCTCTTCGAGTTCGTCCGACTCCTCGTCCACTTCGAGCAGCTCGTCGGCCGCCTGA
- a CDS encoding dioxygenase gives MTAAATERMPALYLSHGAPPLADDPVWPGQLAAWAADLPRPKAVLIISAHWEDAPLAIGATTAVPLVYDFWGFPERYYQVAYPAPGAPELAEDVRKLLRRAGSPVQDVPDRGLDHGAYVPLVEMFPAADVPVLQVSMPTLDPAGLLDIGRRLAPLRDEGVLIIGSGFFTHNLAALRHAGPQPPTWSAEFDDWGRRALDAQDVDALLDFEHTSPGGQLAHPRTEHFAPLFVTLGAAESDLGSQRSIIDGFWMGLAKRSVQLG, from the coding sequence ATGACCGCAGCCGCCACGGAGCGCATGCCCGCGCTCTACCTTTCGCACGGCGCTCCGCCGCTCGCGGACGACCCGGTGTGGCCGGGGCAGCTGGCCGCCTGGGCCGCCGACCTGCCGCGCCCCAAGGCCGTACTGATCATCTCGGCACACTGGGAGGACGCCCCGCTGGCTATCGGCGCCACCACGGCCGTACCCCTCGTCTACGACTTCTGGGGCTTCCCCGAGCGCTACTACCAGGTGGCGTATCCGGCGCCGGGTGCGCCCGAGCTGGCCGAGGATGTGCGCAAACTGCTTCGCCGGGCCGGCAGCCCGGTGCAGGACGTGCCGGATCGAGGCCTGGACCACGGTGCGTATGTGCCGCTGGTGGAGATGTTCCCCGCCGCGGACGTCCCTGTGCTGCAGGTGTCGATGCCGACGCTGGACCCGGCCGGGCTGCTGGACATCGGCCGCCGCCTGGCGCCGTTGCGTGACGAGGGCGTACTGATCATCGGCAGCGGCTTCTTCACCCACAATCTCGCCGCCCTTCGACACGCCGGCCCGCAACCGCCGACATGGTCGGCGGAATTCGACGACTGGGGCCGGCGGGCGCTGGACGCGCAGGATGTCGACGCCCTGCTGGACTTCGAGCACACCTCGCCGGGCGGGCAGCTGGCGCACCCGCGAACCGAGCACTTCGCCCCGCTGTTCGTTACGCTCGGCGCCGCCGAGTCCGATCTCGGCAGCCAGCGCAGCATCATCGACGGATTCTGGATGGGGCTCGCGAAGCGCTCCGTCCAGCTCGGCTGA
- a CDS encoding MarR family transcriptional regulator, protein MNAMTWLTEEEQATWRAFLHATTLLDDHLDRQLQRDAGMPHMYYALLSTLSEAPGRKMRMTELAEQAKITRSRLSHAVARLEGNGWLRRENCPTDRRGQVCVLTDAGHTELVRIAPGHVAAVRAAIFDRLTAEQSRQLGDISRILAEGLHQPDGADVPWLR, encoded by the coding sequence ATGAACGCCATGACATGGCTGACCGAAGAGGAGCAGGCGACCTGGCGGGCGTTTCTGCACGCCACGACACTGCTCGATGATCATCTCGACCGTCAGCTGCAGCGTGACGCCGGCATGCCGCACATGTACTACGCGCTGCTGAGCACGCTGTCCGAGGCGCCCGGCCGGAAGATGCGGATGACCGAACTCGCCGAGCAGGCCAAGATCACCCGCTCCCGGCTGTCGCACGCCGTCGCGCGTCTTGAGGGCAACGGCTGGCTGCGCCGCGAGAACTGCCCCACTGACCGGCGCGGCCAGGTGTGCGTCCTGACCGACGCGGGTCATACGGAGCTGGTACGTATCGCGCCCGGACATGTCGCCGCCGTCCGTGCCGCGATCTTCGACCGGCTCACCGCCGAGCAGAGCCGGCAGCTCGGCGACATCTCGCGGATCCTTGCCGAGGGCCTGCACCAGCCGGACGGCGCGGACGTGCCCTGGCTGCGCTGA
- a CDS encoding PLP-dependent cysteine synthase family protein, which translates to MHAPEPRPQAELPPAPAEEADVDRSDLAYRRWLSEAVGKVQADANRSADTHLLSVPLPAGWGIDLYLKDESTHPTGSLKHRLARSLFLYALCNGWIRPGRPVIEASSGSTAVSEAYFARLIGVPFVAVMAHGTVQAKVDLIEFHGGRCHLVDDPGQVYGAATRLAAETGGHYMDQFTYAERATDWRGNNNIAESIFRQLAAERHPVPAWIVATAGTGGTSATLARYVRYAQATTGICVADPENSAFFPGWRDGDPSATTDTGSRIEGIGRQRVEPSFVPGAIDRMMRVPDAASIAGVRVLERLLGRRAGASTGTGLWAAFRIIAEMRARGESGSVVGLLCDPGERYLEKYYADDWLAAQGIDTAPYMRRIERFLITGSLDR; encoded by the coding sequence ATGCACGCACCAGAACCGCGACCGCAGGCCGAGCTTCCTCCCGCCCCGGCGGAGGAGGCGGATGTCGACCGAAGCGACCTCGCGTACCGCCGCTGGTTGAGCGAGGCAGTGGGAAAGGTCCAGGCGGACGCGAACCGGTCCGCCGATACCCATTTGCTGTCAGTGCCGCTGCCGGCGGGCTGGGGCATCGACCTCTACCTGAAGGACGAGTCGACCCATCCGACCGGGTCGCTGAAGCATCGCCTGGCCCGTTCGCTGTTCCTGTACGCCCTGTGCAACGGCTGGATCCGCCCCGGACGTCCGGTGATCGAGGCGTCCAGTGGGTCGACGGCAGTGTCGGAGGCCTATTTCGCGCGACTGATCGGTGTCCCCTTTGTGGCCGTGATGGCCCACGGGACCGTACAGGCGAAGGTGGACCTGATCGAATTCCATGGCGGCCGCTGCCACCTGGTGGACGACCCGGGCCAGGTGTACGGGGCGGCGACCCGGCTGGCCGCGGAGACCGGCGGCCACTACATGGACCAGTTCACCTACGCGGAGAGGGCGACGGACTGGCGCGGCAACAACAACATCGCCGAGTCGATCTTCCGGCAGCTGGCGGCGGAACGCCACCCCGTACCGGCATGGATCGTGGCGACCGCGGGGACCGGAGGGACGTCGGCGACTCTCGCCCGGTATGTGCGCTATGCGCAGGCGACCACCGGCATCTGCGTGGCGGATCCGGAGAATTCGGCGTTCTTCCCGGGCTGGCGGGACGGCGACCCGTCGGCGACCACCGATACCGGCTCCCGGATCGAGGGGATCGGCCGGCAGCGGGTGGAACCGAGCTTCGTGCCGGGCGCCATCGACCGCATGATGCGGGTCCCGGACGCGGCGTCGATCGCGGGCGTACGGGTCCTTGAGCGACTGCTCGGCCGCCGGGCGGGGGCGTCCACCGGCACGGGGCTGTGGGCGGCGTTCCGCATCATCGCGGAGATGCGCGCCCGGGGCGAGTCCGGCAGTGTGGTCGGGCTGCTGTGCGACCCCGGCGAGCGCTACCTGGAGAAGTACTACGCCGACGACTGGCTCGCGGCGCAGGGCATCGATACCGCGCCGTACATGCGGCGCATCGAGCGCTTTCTGATCACCGGGTCACTCGACCGGTGA
- a CDS encoding GNAT family N-acetyltransferase: MSERTDVQVRAGREEDLAALTDIYNHYIRETAITFDISPITPDERRPWLLSHPEDGPHRLLVAHPVGDGRILGYATSSPFRPKAAYATSVEASIYLSPEAGGRGIGTLLYAALFEALADEDVHRAYAGVTLPNEASIRIHQRFGFKQIGVYEEVGRKFGAYHDVAWLEKRLS, from the coding sequence ATGTCGGAACGTACGGACGTCCAGGTCAGAGCGGGTAGGGAGGAGGATCTGGCGGCGCTGACCGACATCTACAACCACTACATCCGTGAGACGGCGATCACTTTCGACATCAGCCCCATCACCCCCGACGAGCGCCGCCCCTGGTTGCTCTCCCACCCGGAAGACGGCCCGCACCGGCTCTTGGTTGCCCACCCGGTGGGTGACGGACGGATTCTCGGCTATGCGACCAGCAGCCCGTTCCGCCCGAAGGCCGCGTACGCGACGTCCGTGGAGGCCAGCATCTACCTCTCCCCCGAGGCCGGCGGGCGCGGTATCGGAACACTGCTTTACGCGGCCCTGTTCGAGGCTCTGGCCGACGAGGACGTACACCGTGCGTATGCGGGCGTGACGCTGCCCAATGAGGCGTCGATACGCATCCACCAGCGTTTCGGCTTCAAGCAGATCGGGGTGTACGAGGAGGTCGGGCGGAAGTTCGGCGCGTACCACGACGTGGCGTGGCTGGAGAAGCGGCTGAGCTGA
- a CDS encoding ATP-binding cassette domain-containing protein produces MTANATGATPTAVAVMDGVSVRRYTTGQVILDDIDWTVGAGEHWALLGANGAGKTTVLRLIGALMHPTTGTVDVLGHRLGRVDMRELRAHIGLVSSAQKVPLDAVAHTVVLTGHTGTVQPLWREYDGDVRDRATALLAELEIKDLAERAYRVCSGGQRARILVARALMADPSLLLLDEPFNALDLPSREDLVDAMHRLATTRAGLATITVTHHLEELSPAIGHVLLLKEGRVLTSGPAEQVLTGAWMTRCFGRPIEVSRHEGRWLARSGRGGSATR; encoded by the coding sequence ATGACAGCCAACGCGACAGGCGCGACGCCCACAGCGGTCGCCGTAATGGACGGCGTCAGCGTGCGTCGCTACACCACGGGCCAGGTCATCCTCGACGACATCGACTGGACCGTGGGCGCGGGCGAGCACTGGGCGCTGCTCGGCGCGAACGGCGCGGGAAAGACCACGGTCCTGCGGTTGATCGGCGCCCTCATGCACCCGACCACCGGCACGGTCGACGTCCTCGGCCACCGTCTCGGCCGGGTCGACATGCGCGAGCTGCGCGCCCATATCGGCCTGGTCTCCTCCGCGCAGAAGGTGCCGCTCGACGCGGTCGCGCACACCGTCGTCCTGACCGGCCACACCGGCACCGTGCAGCCGCTGTGGCGCGAGTACGACGGCGACGTACGCGACCGCGCGACCGCGCTGCTGGCGGAACTGGAGATCAAGGACCTCGCGGAACGCGCCTACCGCGTCTGCTCGGGCGGTCAGCGCGCCCGCATCCTGGTCGCGCGGGCGCTGATGGCCGACCCGTCGCTGCTGCTGCTCGACGAGCCCTTCAACGCCCTCGACCTGCCCTCGCGCGAGGACCTCGTCGATGCCATGCACCGGCTCGCCACGACCAGGGCGGGGCTGGCCACCATCACGGTCACGCACCACCTGGAGGAGCTGTCACCGGCGATCGGCCATGTGCTGCTGCTCAAGGAGGGCCGGGTGCTGACGTCGGGCCCCGCCGAACAGGTGCTCACCGGGGCGTGGATGACGCGCTGCTTCGGCCGGCCGATCGAGGTGAGTCGGCACGAGGGCCGGTGGCTGGCGCGGTCCGGACGCGGCGGGTCGGCGACGCGATGA
- a CDS encoding S-methyl-5'-thioadenosine phosphorylase, which yields MVQSSNAKQERPEIGVIGGSGFYSFLDDVTEVTIDTPYGPPSDSLFVGAVAGRRVAFLPRHGRDHHLPPHKINYRANLWALRSVGVRQILGPCAVGGLRAQYGPGTLLVPDQLVDRTKSRAQTYFDGEARADGQVPNVVHVTFADPYCPVGRKAAVSTARASGWEAVDGGTLVVVEGPRFSTRAESLWHAAQGWSVVGMTGHPEAVLAREIGLCYTSLTLVTDLDAGADTGEGVAHEEVLEVFAANVGRMRDVLFEVIGALPGNDDRKCLCVEGLGGQDPGITLP from the coding sequence ATGGTGCAGAGCAGCAACGCGAAACAGGAGCGGCCCGAGATCGGCGTGATCGGCGGGTCCGGCTTCTACTCATTCCTTGACGATGTGACCGAAGTCACAATCGATACTCCGTACGGGCCGCCCAGCGACTCACTCTTCGTCGGAGCGGTGGCCGGCAGGCGAGTGGCGTTCCTACCCAGGCACGGACGTGACCATCATCTGCCGCCGCACAAGATCAATTACCGGGCCAACCTGTGGGCGCTGCGCTCTGTCGGAGTACGCCAGATCCTCGGCCCGTGCGCCGTCGGCGGGCTGCGCGCGCAATACGGCCCCGGGACCCTGCTCGTGCCCGACCAGCTCGTGGACCGTACGAAGTCGCGAGCGCAGACGTACTTCGACGGGGAGGCCAGGGCTGACGGCCAGGTGCCGAACGTCGTGCACGTGACATTCGCCGACCCTTACTGCCCGGTGGGCCGGAAGGCCGCGGTGAGTACCGCCCGGGCAAGCGGGTGGGAGGCTGTGGACGGTGGAACGCTCGTCGTAGTGGAGGGGCCTCGCTTCTCCACTCGCGCGGAATCACTCTGGCATGCCGCCCAGGGCTGGTCGGTGGTCGGTATGACCGGGCACCCGGAGGCCGTGCTCGCGCGGGAGATCGGCCTCTGCTACACCTCGCTGACCCTGGTGACCGATCTGGACGCGGGTGCGGACACCGGCGAGGGCGTCGCGCATGAGGAGGTACTCGAGGTCTTCGCGGCGAATGTCGGGCGAATGCGGGACGTGCTCTTCGAGGTGATCGGAGCGCTGCCTGGCAACGATGATCGCAAGTGCCTGTGCGTCGAGGGCCTGGGCGGACAGGACCCGGGCATCACGCTGCCGTAA
- a CDS encoding TetR/AcrR family transcriptional regulator, which translates to MDTAVPPRAVRLRADATRNRERIVAAAREALVELGPDVPLDEVARRAGVGNATLYRHFTDRAELIRQVTLSVMARTVKRAEDALAQEPDAFAALSRFVFEAADERIGALCPLLSDVFDRQDPAVASQVEQMQRSISTIMERAQIAGQLRTDIAVGDLMVAVTQLTRPLPGTCCAGFDRFVRRHLQLFLDGLRAPACSVLAGAAATLEELQARQ; encoded by the coding sequence ATGGACACAGCCGTGCCGCCGCGAGCCGTACGCCTGCGCGCGGACGCCACCCGGAACCGGGAACGCATCGTCGCCGCCGCTCGCGAGGCCCTCGTCGAACTCGGCCCCGACGTCCCGCTCGACGAGGTGGCACGCAGAGCCGGCGTCGGCAATGCCACGCTCTACCGTCACTTCACCGACCGTGCGGAGCTGATCCGCCAGGTCACGTTGTCAGTGATGGCCCGTACAGTGAAACGAGCCGAGGACGCGCTGGCACAGGAGCCGGACGCGTTCGCCGCGCTCAGCCGTTTCGTCTTCGAAGCGGCGGACGAGCGGATCGGCGCCCTGTGCCCCCTGCTCTCCGACGTTTTCGACCGCCAGGACCCCGCGGTCGCCAGCCAGGTCGAACAGATGCAACGATCGATCAGCACCATCATGGAACGCGCCCAGATCGCGGGCCAGTTGCGCACCGACATCGCCGTCGGTGACCTGATGGTCGCCGTGACGCAGCTCACCCGGCCGCTACCAGGCACGTGCTGCGCGGGCTTCGACCGTTTCGTCCGTCGCCACCTGCAACTGTTCCTCGACGGCCTGCGCGCGCCCGCCTGCTCGGTGCTCGCCGGCGCTGCCGCGACTCTGGAGGAACTGCAAGCCCGCCAGTAA
- a CDS encoding MFS transporter, with protein sequence MARSSSEPPDEAGRVRAAGSPSSGQDGVSEPPARRWWVLCVIGLAQLMVVLDATIVTIALPSAQRELGFSDGDRQWVVTAYALAFGSLLLFGGRLADLIGRKRIFLIGLVGFAAASAIGGAAPSFEILVMARALQGAFGAILAPAALSLLTTTFTDSKERAKAFGIYGAIAGAGAAVGLLLGGLLTEYLEWRWCLYVNLIFAVIAFVGGMRLLRSGTRPEQAHLDIPGTLLVSGGLFCIVYGFSNAERHAWSAPSTWGFLLTGTILLAAFVWWQQRARHPLLPLRVVGDRDRGASFIAMFLSGAGMFGVFLFLTYYLQRTLGYSPVKTGLAFLPMVALLVIASVTTTNVLVPRFGAKPIVPTGMLLAGGAMAWLTALDGNSTYVAHVMPPLLLLGLGLGLIFATAMNLATAGNKPDDAGVASAMVNTSQQVGGSVGTSLLNTLATSAATNYLVGRRPTPSAVAQSQLHSYAVAYWWSAGFFAFGFVVTFLLFRPGPPRIAESAPEENSSPAAM encoded by the coding sequence ATGGCCCGAAGCTCCTCCGAGCCACCAGACGAAGCCGGCCGCGTCCGCGCGGCCGGCTCGCCGTCGTCCGGACAGGACGGCGTCTCCGAACCTCCCGCCCGCCGCTGGTGGGTGCTGTGTGTGATCGGCCTCGCTCAGCTGATGGTCGTACTGGATGCCACGATCGTGACCATCGCACTGCCCTCGGCCCAGCGTGAACTCGGCTTCAGCGACGGCGACCGCCAGTGGGTCGTCACCGCGTACGCGCTGGCCTTCGGTTCGCTGCTGCTGTTCGGCGGCCGGCTCGCCGACCTCATCGGCCGCAAACGGATCTTCCTGATCGGCCTGGTCGGCTTCGCCGCGGCGTCGGCGATCGGCGGGGCGGCGCCGAGCTTCGAGATCCTGGTGATGGCGCGCGCCCTGCAGGGCGCCTTCGGCGCGATCCTGGCCCCCGCCGCCCTGTCACTGCTGACCACGACCTTCACCGACTCCAAGGAACGCGCGAAGGCCTTCGGCATCTACGGCGCCATCGCCGGCGCCGGCGCGGCGGTCGGGCTGCTGCTCGGCGGCCTCCTCACCGAGTACCTGGAGTGGCGCTGGTGCCTGTACGTCAACCTGATCTTCGCCGTCATCGCCTTCGTCGGCGGTATGCGGCTGCTGCGCTCAGGCACCAGACCCGAGCAGGCGCATCTCGACATCCCCGGCACGCTGCTGGTCTCCGGTGGCCTGTTCTGCATCGTCTACGGCTTCTCCAACGCCGAACGGCACGCGTGGAGCGCCCCCAGCACCTGGGGCTTCCTGCTGACCGGCACGATCCTGCTGGCGGCCTTCGTGTGGTGGCAGCAGCGTGCCCGCCACCCGCTGCTACCACTGCGGGTGGTCGGCGACCGCGACCGCGGGGCGTCCTTCATCGCGATGTTCCTGTCCGGCGCCGGAATGTTCGGCGTGTTCCTCTTCCTGACGTATTACCTGCAGCGCACGCTCGGCTATTCACCGGTGAAAACGGGCCTCGCCTTCCTGCCCATGGTGGCGCTGCTGGTGATCGCCTCCGTGACGACGACCAATGTGCTGGTGCCGAGATTCGGCGCCAAACCGATCGTGCCCACCGGCATGCTGCTGGCCGGCGGCGCCATGGCGTGGCTGACCGCACTGGACGGCAACAGCACCTACGTGGCGCACGTCATGCCCCCGCTGCTCCTGCTGGGCCTCGGCCTCGGCCTGATCTTCGCCACGGCCATGAACCTCGCCACCGCCGGCAACAAGCCGGACGACGCCGGTGTCGCCTCTGCCATGGTGAACACCAGTCAGCAGGTCGGCGGCTCCGTCGGCACCTCACTGCTCAACACCCTCGCGACCAGTGCCGCCACCAACTACCTCGTCGGCCGCCGCCCGACGCCGAGCGCGGTCGCCCAGTCGCAGCTGCACAGCTACGCCGTCGCCTATTGGTGGTCGGCGGGGTTCTTCGCCTTCGGCTTCGTGGTCACCTTCCTGCTGTTCCGGCCGGGACCGCCGCGTATTGCCGAGTCCGCGCCGGAGGAGAACTCCTCACCGGCCGCCATGTGA
- a CDS encoding VIT family protein, protein MTDDSAGTEEPGRAGTHPDEPHHDGLNTRLNWLRAAVLGANDGIVSTAGLVVGVAGATGSRSALLTAGLAGLMAGSLSMAAGEYVSVSTQRDSEQAALALEREELEATPQAELDELTGLLEDRGISHDLAREVAEQLTARDALDAHARVELGIDPDQLANPWHAAWASFISFTVGALLPLLAIVLPPNDLRLAVTVVSVLAALTCCGWISARLGNAPVGPAVIRNMAGGAIAMAVTYAVGALLGAAGV, encoded by the coding sequence ATGACTGACGACAGCGCCGGCACCGAGGAGCCGGGCCGCGCGGGGACACATCCGGACGAGCCGCATCACGACGGGCTGAACACCCGGCTGAACTGGCTACGTGCCGCCGTCCTGGGCGCCAACGACGGCATCGTCTCCACCGCCGGCCTGGTCGTGGGAGTCGCGGGCGCCACGGGTTCGCGGTCGGCGCTCCTGACAGCCGGCCTGGCCGGACTGATGGCGGGGTCGCTGTCGATGGCCGCGGGGGAGTACGTGTCGGTGAGCACCCAGCGGGATTCCGAGCAGGCAGCCCTCGCCCTGGAGCGCGAAGAGCTGGAGGCGACCCCCCAGGCCGAACTCGACGAGCTGACCGGACTGCTCGAGGACCGAGGTATCAGCCACGACCTCGCCCGCGAGGTCGCCGAACAACTGACAGCCCGCGACGCCCTCGACGCCCACGCCCGCGTCGAACTCGGCATTGATCCCGACCAGCTCGCCAACCCCTGGCACGCCGCCTGGGCCAGCTTCATCTCCTTCACCGTCGGCGCACTGCTGCCACTGCTGGCCATCGTCCTGCCGCCGAACGACTTGCGACTCGCCGTCACGGTCGTCTCGGTCCTGGCCGCCTTGACCTGCTGCGGCTGGATCAGCGCCCGCCTCGGCAACGCGCCTGTCGGCCCCGCGGTCATCCGCAACATGGCCGGCGGCGCGATCGCCATGGCCGTCACCTACGCCGTGGGCGCACTGCTGGGCGCGGCCGGCGTCTGA
- a CDS encoding sigma-70 family RNA polymerase sigma factor, translated as MATRAVARRHAGGTSSVRAAGGEVADRDLVGMYLDEIARTPLLDAAREVELSRDIEAGVYAERILASDPQLSAGAGGDIKREELEALVATGERAKDIFIRSNLRLVVAVARRYPRSGLPLLDLIQEGNAGLVRAVEKFDYAKGFKFSTYATWWIRQAITRSIADQSRTIRLPVHLVEELGRIRRVQREFNREHGRDAEPAEIATELDSTPERVSDVLDWARDPVSLNMSVDAEGETEFGDLVEDGAAPSPEDSVLVMLRREELDGLIDRLDDRTASIIRARYGIVDGRERTLTEVGKEHGLTRERIRQIEKHALADLKRMARATGLDYEAA; from the coding sequence ATGGCAACCCGTGCCGTCGCCCGTCGTCACGCAGGCGGGACCAGCAGCGTTCGCGCCGCAGGCGGGGAAGTAGCCGACCGCGACCTCGTCGGCATGTACCTGGACGAGATCGCGCGTACGCCGCTGCTCGACGCCGCCCGCGAGGTCGAGCTTTCCCGAGACATCGAAGCAGGCGTCTACGCCGAGCGTATCCTCGCCTCCGACCCCCAGCTGTCCGCGGGAGCGGGCGGCGACATCAAGCGTGAAGAGCTTGAGGCCCTGGTGGCCACGGGCGAGCGCGCCAAGGACATCTTCATCCGTTCCAACCTGCGGCTCGTCGTCGCGGTGGCCCGGCGCTACCCGCGCAGCGGCCTGCCGCTGCTCGACCTGATCCAGGAGGGGAACGCCGGCCTGGTCCGCGCCGTCGAGAAGTTCGACTACGCCAAGGGCTTCAAGTTCTCCACCTACGCGACCTGGTGGATCCGGCAGGCCATCACCAGGTCCATCGCCGACCAGTCCCGCACCATCAGGCTGCCCGTGCACCTGGTCGAGGAGCTGGGCCGGATCCGACGTGTACAGCGCGAGTTCAACCGCGAGCACGGCCGCGACGCCGAGCCGGCCGAGATCGCGACCGAGCTCGACTCCACCCCGGAGCGCGTTTCGGACGTCCTGGACTGGGCACGTGATCCTGTGTCGCTGAATATGTCGGTGGACGCCGAGGGTGAGACCGAGTTCGGTGACCTGGTCGAGGACGGTGCCGCGCCGTCCCCGGAGGATTCGGTGCTGGTCATGCTGCGCCGCGAGGAGTTGGACGGCCTGATCGACCGACTGGACGACCGCACCGCCTCCATCATCCGCGCCCGCTACGGCATCGTGGACGGCCGCGAGCGGACGCTGACCGAGGTGGGCAAGGAACACGGCCTCACCCGTGAGCGCATCCGCCAGATCGAGAAGCACGCCCTCGCCGACCTCAAGCGGATGGCCCGCGCGACAGGCCTGGACTACGAAGCCGCCTGA